From a region of the Streptacidiphilus albus JL83 genome:
- a CDS encoding glycosyltransferase family 2 protein, producing MRQITRLPWDLLKETFGWLVLYEARNKVALASSARRLHRFERAEVARLAATLPTPRHAAPSALVATVIATHRRPESLLAAVRSALAQTITDQVVMVVDDGAGLPALPDDPRLFAVSLSRNTGVAGVVRNVGIGLTRSRFVAFLDDDNLWEPDHLQQALTALVPFGPEGVYTALRRVLPDGSEKDVLSVPFDRRRAAREAFLDTNAFVARRNRDLHFSRLRRTPEVLPREDWELIHRYSRRHPVVHLPVATVRYLVNPDSYYSAWDRPPAPTG from the coding sequence ATGCGTCAGATCACCCGGCTGCCCTGGGACCTGCTCAAGGAGACCTTCGGCTGGCTGGTCCTCTACGAGGCCCGCAACAAGGTCGCGCTGGCCTCCTCCGCCCGGCGGCTGCACCGGTTCGAACGGGCGGAGGTCGCGCGGCTGGCGGCGACCCTGCCGACGCCGCGCCACGCCGCCCCCTCCGCCCTGGTGGCCACGGTGATCGCCACCCACCGGCGGCCCGAGTCACTGCTGGCCGCGGTGCGGTCGGCGCTGGCCCAGACCATCACCGACCAGGTGGTCATGGTCGTCGACGACGGCGCGGGACTGCCCGCGCTCCCCGACGACCCGAGGCTGTTCGCCGTCTCGCTCTCCCGCAACACGGGTGTCGCCGGGGTGGTCCGCAATGTCGGGATCGGACTCACCCGCTCCCGCTTCGTGGCCTTCCTGGACGACGACAACCTCTGGGAACCGGACCACCTCCAGCAGGCGCTGACCGCGCTGGTGCCGTTCGGCCCCGAGGGCGTCTACACCGCGCTGCGCCGGGTGCTGCCCGACGGCAGCGAGAAGGACGTGCTCTCCGTCCCCTTCGACCGCCGCCGCGCAGCCCGCGAGGCCTTCCTCGACACCAACGCCTTCGTCGCCCGCCGCAACCGCGACCTCCACTTCAGCCGCCTCCGCCGCACGCCCGAGGTGCTGCCGCGCGAGGACTGGGAGCTGATCCACCGCTACAGCCGCCGCCACCCGGTGGTCCACCTCCCGGTCGCCACCGTCCGCTACCTGGTCAACCCCGACAGCTACTACAGCGCCTGGGACCGACCGCCCGCGCCGACCGGGTAG
- a CDS encoding oligosaccharide flippase family protein — MTLAPPGPGAEEDPAPDHDAASASATATATAVPASLGTKVRSAARWSLINTVVMRLGNFATGIILARYVLGPAAWGVYGMAQTVLLVLLSANELGVGLAIVRWDGDPRRFAPTVLTLSTLSSSLLYAVLFAVAPAVAGLLGTPSAAGVLRVMCLCVVLDGLSQVPAGFLTREFAQGRRMVIDAVNFALSTGITLALAFRGWGPMSFAWGSVAGNVAALIGCCLAAPGTLRFGWNAEQARALLRFGLPLAGASLLALGVVNVDTMVVGATLGKVELGFYVLAFNMSGWPVRIISEAARRVSFAGFSRLADSPQALAAGFSRALGVLVTGTVPLCVLLAGLAAPVVQLVYGSEWLPAARALPWLMALGLVRIGCELSYDCLVACGQRRLLIIAQGVWLGALIPVLIVAARTRGIVGVSEGHVLVAAGIVVPVFLLGLHRGGIGPAAVARACAWPFLGGAVMAAGIWGLEHALGTGRPALLAVAAAVTLAYLVCVLPSRGFLLGRPARPGRHRAAARPLPTPVDR, encoded by the coding sequence GTGACCCTCGCGCCCCCGGGCCCCGGAGCCGAGGAGGACCCGGCTCCGGACCACGACGCAGCCTCGGCCTCCGCCACGGCCACTGCCACCGCCGTGCCCGCCTCCCTCGGCACCAAGGTGCGCTCGGCCGCCCGCTGGAGCCTGATCAACACCGTGGTGATGCGGCTGGGCAACTTCGCCACCGGCATCATCCTCGCCCGGTACGTGCTCGGCCCGGCGGCCTGGGGCGTCTACGGGATGGCGCAGACCGTGCTGCTGGTGCTGCTGTCCGCCAACGAACTGGGCGTGGGCCTGGCCATCGTCCGCTGGGACGGCGACCCCCGGCGCTTCGCGCCGACCGTGCTGACCCTGAGCACCCTCTCCAGCAGCCTGCTCTACGCCGTGCTCTTCGCCGTCGCCCCGGCCGTGGCCGGGCTGCTGGGAACCCCGAGCGCGGCCGGGGTGCTCCGGGTGATGTGCCTGTGCGTGGTGCTGGACGGGCTGTCGCAGGTGCCGGCCGGCTTCCTCACCCGGGAGTTCGCCCAGGGGCGACGGATGGTGATCGACGCCGTCAACTTCGCGCTGAGCACCGGGATCACGCTGGCGCTGGCGTTCCGCGGCTGGGGCCCGATGAGCTTCGCCTGGGGCTCGGTGGCGGGCAATGTCGCCGCGCTGATCGGCTGCTGCCTGGCTGCGCCGGGGACGCTGCGCTTCGGCTGGAACGCCGAGCAGGCACGGGCGCTGCTGCGGTTCGGGCTGCCGCTGGCCGGGGCCAGCCTGCTGGCGCTGGGCGTGGTCAACGTCGACACCATGGTGGTCGGCGCCACCCTGGGCAAGGTCGAACTCGGCTTCTACGTCCTGGCGTTCAATATGTCAGGCTGGCCGGTGCGGATCATCTCGGAGGCGGCGAGACGGGTCTCCTTCGCCGGCTTCTCCCGGTTGGCGGACTCCCCGCAGGCGCTGGCCGCCGGCTTCTCCCGGGCGCTGGGCGTGCTGGTCACCGGCACCGTCCCGCTCTGTGTGCTGCTGGCCGGGCTGGCCGCGCCGGTGGTCCAGCTGGTCTACGGCTCGGAGTGGCTTCCGGCCGCCAGGGCGCTGCCCTGGCTGATGGCGCTGGGCCTGGTCCGGATCGGCTGCGAGCTCTCCTACGACTGCCTGGTGGCCTGCGGACAGCGCCGACTGCTGATCATCGCCCAGGGCGTGTGGCTGGGCGCGCTGATCCCGGTGCTGATCGTCGCCGCCCGGACCCGCGGCATCGTCGGGGTGTCCGAGGGCCATGTCCTGGTCGCGGCCGGGATCGTGGTCCCGGTCTTCCTGCTGGGACTGCACCGGGGCGGCATCGGCCCCGCCGCCGTGGCCCGCGCCTGCGCCTGGCCGTTCCTCGGCGGGGCGGTGATGGCGGCCGGGATCTGGGGCCTGGAGCACGCCCTCGGCACCGGCCGTCCCGCACTGCTCGCGGTCGCGGCGGCGGTCACCCTCGCCTACCTGGTCTGCGTGCTCCCCAGCCGCGGCTTCCTGCTGGGCCGCCCCGCCCGGCCCGGACGCCACCGGGCGGCCGCCCGCCCCCTGCCGACCCCGGTCGACCGGTAA
- a CDS encoding O-antigen ligase family protein: MTISEILAVLRRRWYLMVPLTLLGLLAGGYLYVHVPPVYQSTSSVSLLDSSAVAELAPTYGNPISNAGGSLVVTADLLIRTVESGDSAEALQGLGVTDAYTVGFAADASGPLITLTVTGPDRDKVLHETSTITAFAGSQLAALQQQAGVPAAYMVTTAPVVLPQAPVTQSKSKYQFVAGVVILGATGGLLLSFVTESVVLARRRRPFQGARINPWPVRRAAGRLLGHPVDATTVLTVYLALALFIPSDLALPALGGVGTPANVFALLGLMWYLATWFCDRIVPAAGTRGPRLAMCVLTGAVLCSYVADALRSSSHEEVMGADRGLIGLLAWVGLVVLTSAGIQDRARLDTLMRRLIVMATVVAALGYYDFFTSTNIADSINIPGLHASTTGISAMDRGSFTRPRSTTAQPLEFGGMLSILLPFAIQQAFDPVRRHLHLVRRWGPVVIMGGALPLTVSRTSIIGIALVLAVMVLRWRPQRRWTAIGVVIASVGALKMVIPGLIGTIINLFSSFLSNSDSSTQARTVKYSEILPYLTERPLFGRGFGTFTPDLYFFTDNQYMLSAAEMGAFGLVALLTLYLTGIHQGGAIRRLARTESDRELGQAFFASALVALVISATFDSLSFAMFAGMFFLTLGAGGRYLAFVRADAEAATALPAPVRRHPVPQLVEN, from the coding sequence ATGACCATCAGTGAGATTCTGGCCGTGCTGCGCCGGCGCTGGTACCTGATGGTGCCGCTGACCCTGCTGGGGCTGCTGGCCGGCGGCTACCTGTACGTCCACGTGCCGCCGGTCTACCAGTCGACCAGCTCGGTCTCGCTGCTCGACTCCTCGGCCGTGGCCGAGCTCGCCCCGACCTACGGCAACCCGATCTCCAACGCCGGCGGCTCGCTGGTGGTCACTGCCGACCTGTTGATCCGCACCGTGGAGTCCGGCGACTCGGCCGAGGCGCTGCAGGGGCTGGGCGTCACCGACGCCTACACCGTCGGCTTCGCCGCCGACGCCTCGGGCCCGCTGATCACGCTCACCGTCACCGGCCCCGACCGGGACAAGGTGCTCCACGAGACCAGCACCATCACCGCCTTCGCCGGATCCCAACTCGCGGCCCTCCAGCAGCAGGCGGGCGTGCCGGCCGCCTACATGGTGACCACCGCGCCGGTGGTGCTGCCGCAGGCGCCGGTCACCCAGTCCAAGAGCAAGTACCAGTTCGTGGCCGGGGTGGTCATCCTCGGCGCCACCGGCGGGCTGCTGCTCTCCTTCGTCACCGAGAGCGTGGTGCTGGCACGACGCAGGCGGCCGTTCCAGGGGGCGCGGATCAACCCCTGGCCGGTCCGCCGGGCCGCCGGCCGGCTCCTCGGCCACCCGGTGGACGCCACCACCGTGCTCACCGTCTACCTGGCGCTGGCCCTGTTCATCCCCTCCGACCTGGCGCTGCCGGCGCTCGGCGGGGTCGGCACCCCGGCCAACGTCTTCGCGCTGCTCGGACTGATGTGGTACCTGGCGACCTGGTTCTGCGACCGGATCGTCCCGGCGGCCGGCACCCGCGGGCCGAGGCTGGCGATGTGCGTGCTGACCGGCGCGGTGCTCTGCTCCTATGTCGCCGACGCGCTGCGCTCCAGCTCGCACGAGGAGGTGATGGGCGCCGACCGGGGGCTGATCGGGCTGCTGGCCTGGGTCGGCCTGGTGGTGCTGACCTCGGCCGGGATCCAGGACCGGGCCCGGCTGGACACGCTGATGCGCCGGCTGATCGTGATGGCCACGGTGGTCGCCGCGCTCGGCTACTACGACTTCTTCACCTCCACCAACATCGCCGACTCCATCAACATCCCCGGCCTGCACGCCAGCACCACCGGTATCTCGGCGATGGACCGGGGCTCGTTCACCCGGCCCCGCTCGACCACGGCGCAGCCGCTGGAGTTCGGCGGGATGCTGTCCATCCTGCTGCCCTTCGCCATCCAGCAGGCCTTCGACCCGGTCCGCCGGCACCTGCACCTGGTCCGCCGCTGGGGGCCGGTGGTGATCATGGGCGGCGCACTGCCGCTGACCGTCTCCCGGACTTCCATCATCGGCATCGCGCTGGTGCTGGCCGTGATGGTGCTCCGCTGGCGGCCGCAGCGGCGGTGGACCGCGATCGGCGTGGTCATCGCCTCGGTCGGAGCCCTGAAGATGGTCATCCCCGGGCTGATCGGCACCATCATCAACCTCTTCTCCTCCTTCCTCTCCAACTCGGACAGCAGCACCCAGGCCCGGACCGTGAAGTACTCCGAGATCCTCCCGTACCTCACCGAACGGCCGCTGTTCGGACGGGGGTTCGGGACCTTCACGCCGGACCTCTACTTCTTCACCGACAACCAGTACATGCTCTCCGCCGCCGAGATGGGCGCCTTCGGGCTGGTCGCCCTGCTGACGCTCTACCTGACCGGCATCCACCAGGGCGGTGCGATCCGGCGGTTGGCCCGCACCGAGTCCGACCGGGAGCTGGGGCAGGCGTTCTTCGCCTCGGCGCTGGTCGCCCTGGTGATCAGCGCCACCTTCGACTCGCTGAGCTTCGCCATGTTCGCCGGGATGTTCTTCCTCACCCTCGGCGCCGGCGGCCGCTACCTCGCCTTCGTCCGTGCCGACGCGGAGGCGGCGACCGCCCTGCCCGCGCCCGTCCGCCGCCACCCCGTCCCCCAACTCGTGGAGAACTGA
- a CDS encoding glycosyltransferase family 2 protein, translated as MSSLSVVVPCYKYGHFLADCVHSILDEQPGLDVRVLIIDDASPDDSAEVAGKLAAADPRIEVRVHERNQGHIATYNEGLLEWADTDYVALLSADDRLVPGALVRAAALLDAHPEVGFAYGRPLRFQHGGPLPRARTTGTGSAVYPGHWWLERRFREGTGCITSPEVVVRTSLQRAVGGYDPALPHAGDIEMWMRLAAHADVGHVRGADQAYYRVHGNNMSTTDFGGQLDDLRQRRAAFESVLVKCADQLPEAERLATVVHTRLARFALRRAYRAYDRGRTGVVPVDELVAFAEDCLPGFAALPEYRALRLRQRIGARAMPYLQPLVLSAVAERGREWLWWESWKRRGL; from the coding sequence ATGAGCTCCCTCAGTGTCGTTGTCCCCTGCTACAAGTACGGCCACTTCCTCGCCGACTGCGTGCACAGCATCCTCGACGAGCAACCCGGGCTCGACGTCCGGGTCCTGATCATCGACGACGCCTCGCCCGACGACTCGGCCGAGGTCGCCGGGAAACTGGCCGCCGCCGACCCCCGGATCGAGGTCCGGGTCCACGAACGGAACCAGGGGCACATCGCCACCTACAACGAGGGCCTGCTGGAGTGGGCCGACACCGACTACGTCGCGCTGCTCTCCGCCGACGACCGGCTGGTCCCCGGGGCGCTGGTGCGCGCCGCCGCGCTGCTGGACGCCCATCCGGAGGTCGGCTTCGCCTACGGCCGGCCGCTGCGGTTCCAGCACGGCGGACCGCTGCCCAGGGCCCGCACCACCGGCACCGGCTCGGCCGTCTACCCGGGGCACTGGTGGCTGGAGCGCCGGTTCCGCGAGGGCACCGGCTGCATCACCTCGCCCGAGGTGGTGGTCCGCACCAGCCTCCAGCGGGCCGTCGGCGGCTACGATCCGGCCCTCCCGCACGCCGGCGACATCGAGATGTGGATGCGGCTCGCCGCCCACGCCGACGTCGGCCATGTCCGGGGCGCCGACCAGGCGTACTACCGGGTGCACGGCAACAACATGTCCACCACCGACTTCGGCGGCCAGCTGGACGACCTCAGGCAGCGCCGGGCCGCCTTCGAGTCGGTGCTGGTCAAGTGCGCCGACCAGCTGCCGGAGGCGGAGCGGCTGGCGACCGTGGTGCACACCAGGCTGGCCCGGTTCGCGCTGCGCCGCGCCTACCGCGCCTACGACCGGGGCCGCACCGGGGTCGTCCCGGTGGACGAGCTGGTCGCCTTCGCCGAGGACTGCCTGCCGGGCTTCGCGGCGCTGCCCGAGTACCGGGCGCTGCGGCTGCGGCAGCGGATCGGCGCCCGGGCCATGCCCTACCTTCAGCCGCTGGTGCTCTCGGCCGTGGCCGAGCGCGGACGCGAGTGGCTGTGGTGGGAGTCCTGGAAGCGGCGCGGCCTGTGA
- a CDS encoding glycosyltransferase: protein MPTSPKPTTVAVIAVTWNSSRVLPGFLASLEEGLAGVDDWRLVVADNDSADETVALLREQAPDATLVQTGRNAGYSAAINAALDAAGPDVRAVLICNPDIRLHPGCAAALVDTLGEQLPDGDRVGIAVPLLYEADGTRMPSLRREPSVVRALGEAVIGNRRAGRFPALGELITDPAAYTRRTRADWASGALMLLSRECLDACGRWDESYFLYSEETEYCLRARDLGFATRLQPTASAEHLGGDSQVSPRLWTLLVLNRVRLHRRRHGGLASTAFRAAVLLREASRAALGRAPSRAAAAALLSNAALRATPGP from the coding sequence ATGCCAACCTCACCCAAGCCGACCACCGTGGCCGTCATCGCCGTCACCTGGAACAGCTCCCGGGTCCTCCCCGGCTTCCTGGCCTCGCTGGAGGAGGGCCTGGCCGGAGTCGACGACTGGCGGCTCGTCGTCGCCGACAACGACTCCGCCGACGAGACCGTGGCCCTCCTGCGGGAGCAGGCCCCCGACGCGACCCTGGTGCAGACCGGCCGCAACGCCGGCTACTCCGCCGCGATCAACGCCGCCCTCGACGCCGCGGGACCGGACGTCCGCGCGGTGCTGATCTGCAACCCCGACATCCGGCTGCACCCCGGCTGCGCGGCGGCCCTGGTCGACACCCTCGGCGAGCAGCTGCCCGACGGCGACCGGGTCGGCATCGCCGTCCCGCTGCTGTACGAGGCCGACGGGACCAGGATGCCCTCGCTGCGCCGGGAGCCCAGCGTGGTCCGGGCGCTCGGCGAGGCGGTCATCGGCAACCGCCGGGCCGGGCGCTTCCCGGCGCTGGGCGAACTGATCACCGACCCGGCCGCCTACACCCGCCGGACCCGCGCCGACTGGGCCTCCGGCGCGCTGATGCTGCTCTCCCGCGAGTGCCTGGACGCCTGCGGGCGCTGGGACGAGTCCTACTTCCTCTACTCCGAGGAGACCGAGTACTGCCTCCGGGCCCGGGACCTCGGCTTCGCCACCCGGCTCCAGCCCACGGCCTCGGCCGAGCACCTGGGCGGCGACTCCCAGGTATCGCCCCGGCTGTGGACGCTGCTGGTGCTCAACCGGGTCCGGCTGCACCGCCGCCGCCACGGCGGCCTCGCCTCCACCGCCTTCCGCGCCGCGGTGCTGCTGCGCGAGGCCAGCCGGGCCGCCCTCGGCCGGGCCCCGAGCCGCGCGGCGGCCGCCGCCCTCCTCAGCAACGCCGCCCTCCGGGCCACCCCCGGACCGTGA